One Leuconostoc mesenteroides subsp. mesenteroides ATCC 8293 genomic window, CAGTCGGAGGGTTTCTTTTTAATACAACGCGTACAAGAAGAGGTACACCGATTTGCTATTAGTTTTCATCGTCAGTTACGTTCAAAAAACTCACTTGCTTCACGTTTAGACACGATACAAGGTGTTGGTCCGAAAACAAGACAAAAGCTTTTGCGAGAGTTTGGGTCGTTACCCAAAATTACCGCAGCAAGTGTTAGCGACTTAGTTGACATTGGTATTAATGAAAAATTAGCACGTGTGATTCATTTGTCGCTCTCGGCAGGTGATAATAGCTAAGATGGCTTATATATGTTAAACTAGAGTGTTAATTATTCGCAAGCTCTTCGTTGTAGAGCAGTAAAGGAGAAAAGGCGCCGCAGGATAGTCAGCTAAACGATTAAGTTAAATGTTAATTTTTTGGTTTACAAGCAAAGAATATATCTGCTCGCGCTCTATATAGATATGGCATTCGTAGATCAAGCACAAATAGAAGTAAAAGCCGGAAAAGGCGGTGACGGTATTGTTTCATTCCGTCATGAAAAATTCGTAGCAATGGGTGGACCTTTTGGTGGTGATGGTGGTCATGGTGGCTCAATCATCTTTAAAGTAGATGAAGGCCTGCGCACACTAATGGATTTTCGTTATAATCGGCATTTTAAAGCTCAACCAGGTGGCAATGGTGGCACGAAAGGGATGACCGGTGCTTCAGCTGATAACCGTGTCGTTAAGGTGCCACAAGGTACCACCGTTAGCGACGCTGATACAGGTGAAGTATTGGCTGACATGCTTGAAAACGGTCAAGAACTTGTGGTCGCTAAAGGTGGGCGTGGTGGACGTGGAAATATTCATTTTGCTACGCCAGCAAACCCAGCGCCAGAATTGTCAGAAAACGGTGAACCTGGCCAAATTAGGAATCTAAAGCTAGAGCTTAAGGTACTGGCTGATGTTGGTTTAGTTGGATTTCCTTCTGCCGGTAAATCAACGCTCCTGTCAGTTGTTTCAAATGCTAAACCAAAAGTAGCGGCTTATCATTTTACAACATTATCACCAAACATTGGTATGGTTCGTCTAGACGACGATCGTGATTTTGTTATGGCTGACTTACCAGGATTAATTGAAGGGGCTTCTCAAGGTATCGGGCTGGGGTTCCAATTCTTACGTCATGTGGAACGAACTAAAGTTATTCTGCATCTAGTTGACATGTCAGGTATTGAGGGAACAGATCCCTACACACAATATCGTAAAATACTAGATGAGCTACAACAATATGATGAAACGATTTTAAACCGACCACAAATTGTTGTACCAACTAAGATGGACATGCCTGACTCTGAAGAAAATCTTGCCAAGTTTAGGAAAGAAGTTGCTACTGATTCTGGGTTACCCATCCAACCAGAAATTGTACCAATATCATCAATCACACGTGATGGTGTCAAGGACTTAATGCGTTTAACAGCAGATATGTTAGCTACAGCACCCGCGCCTGAAAGTTATCGACCAGAGACCAAAAATGATACATCTGAAAAGAGCTACACGTTCAAACCGGAAACACATGATTTCACAGTCGAGTGGATTGCGGATGAAGAACGTTGGTTGCTTAGCGGTGCTGAAATCGAGAAGTTATTCTTAATGACTAATATTCAGCGTGACGCAACAATTATGCGATTTGCTCGTCAACTACGTCATATGGGCGTTGATGATAAACTTCGTGAAGCTGGAGCTAAAGATGGTGACGATGTTCGCATCAATAATTCCGACTTCGTATTTGAATTTAGTGAATAAAATATTCTCAAAAAGGTTTGTCAACAAGACGAACCTTTTTTTTTACAATTTTTAAAGAGCTATATCTGTTCTTGTGAAAATAATACCTTGTTGTATAAGCGATCTTCACAATTTTAAGGCTACTCAAATTTAATCAAGAGTGCTATGATGAAAATACTAAGATAAGGTGAGGCAAATGAATCATGGCAAATAAAAAATATGGTGCAGATATTGTTACTGATAGTTTAGTCAATCATGGCGTTGATTTAGTTTTTGGAATTCCAGGTGCTAAAATTGATCGTTTATTCGAAACATTAGAACATCCAGCCGAAGGTCAAAGAGTACCTAAATTAGTTGTTGCACGTCACGAACAAAATGCAGCTTTTATGGCACAAGCATTTGCTCGTATAACAGGAAAAACAGGTGTTGTTATTGCCACCTCAGGTCCTGGTGTCGGCAACTTAGCTACTGGATTAATGACAGCAACCGCTGAAAGCGATCCTATTGTAGCCATTGGTGGTCAAGTACCGAGAAATGATTTATATCGTTTGACTCATCAATCAACAAATTCAGTTGCATTGTTTAGTCCGATCACAAACCTCGCTTCAGAAATTCAAGATCCAAATAATATTTCAGAAATTATTGCTAATGCTTTTGCAGCCGCTAATGGCGCTAAAAAAGGTGCGACTTTTGTTTCATTGCCACAAGATGTAGACGATGCACAAGTAACTATTGAAGCACTTCCTAAAATTACCCCTGCACAGCAAGGCGCAGCCGCTATTAAGGATATTGATTGGTTAGCTGAACAAATTAAGGCTGCAAAATTACCGGTGTTGCTTGTGGGATCACGTGGATCTGATGATGCTACCGTTACTGCACTACACCAATTACTGAAACAAACAACTTTGCCAGTCGTTGAAACTTTCCAAGGTGCTGGTGTAATTTCACGTGAATTAGAACCGGAAACATTTTTCGGCCGTATTGGCCTATTCCGTAATCAAACTGGCGACAAACTGCTAAAGCAATCTGATTTAGTGATTACACTGGGTTATGACGCGATTGAATATGAGCCACGTAACTGGAACAAAGAAAACACTCTGAACATTGTCGCTTTGGATACAACACCGGTTCAAATTGATAATAATTTTGTACCGCAACGGCAGTTGGTCGGGGACTTAGCACAGAGCCTACGTTTGTTGATAGAACGTCTTAACGGATATGAATTGCCAACCACTAGCAAAGAAGTGCTAAAAAAATTGAAAGCAGATCTACGAGCATCTGACGAACCTTCTTATACCCCAGCACAAGGAAATTTGAACCATCCGTTGGATGTTATTAAGTCGATTCAAGCCCATGTGACAGATGATATGACAGTATCAACAGACATCGGTTCACACTATATTTGGATGGCACGTCATTTCAAGTCTTATGTTGCGCGTCACTACCTTATCTCTAATGGCATGCAAACACTTGGGGTAGGGTTACCTTGGGCTTTAGCGGCAGCAATGGTTCGTCCTAATGCCAAATCGGTATCAGTATCTGGTGATGGTGGTTTCTTCTTCTCAGCGATGGAATTAGAAACAGCAGTACGTTTAGGATTAAATACAGTCCACATCGTTTGGAATGATAATGCATATTACGATATGGTCAAGTTCCAAGAGGAAATGAAATACAACGGCCAGTCAGCAGGGGTTAAGTTTGGTAACATTGATTTGGTTAAGTATGCTGAAAGTTTTGGGGCCAAAGGCTTACGCGTTGAAACACCAGATGACCTTGATACTGTGCTAGACGAGGCATTTTCAACACAAGGACCTGTTGTTGTTGATATTCCGGTAGATTATTCACATAACTATGAGCTTGGTTCACAATTGATTGGTTCTGAAGGATAACATTATTACTAAGTTTTATAATTAAAAAGGAACAGGCGCAACATTAGCCTGTTCCTTTTTCTATATGTTAAACTGGTTTTTCTATAGTTCGTGTTAATAGGATGCTTTCAAAGACCACAAATACAAGTAACTGAGGCCAAAAGGTAAGGCCTAGAATATTGTTTGTAAAGGTATTAGTGAGTACGAAAGTGCAGCCGATATAACAAAAATAGTATAGCGACAATAATTTATAGGGGACACTAGAATTATTTGTTAAACGAGGCAACTGAAGTAAATAAATTAATGCAATTAGGGTTGTAATGATTATCATAAATCGGAATCTTATACTACTTTGGGGATGAAAATACCAAAAATCAACATGACCTATAATTGCGATAAAAATAATGAAAAATAGATCATAAAGTCTTTTTGACCTTGGTCGGCCACCATCCCAATTATCTAATAGATTATTAAACATACGTAAACCTCTAACCTAGTGTATCACTTATTCGAAGTTTGGGCAGGATGCAGGAACTTATGCCCAATCACCTGAACGGAATACTGGTACAACCTCACCATCTTGAGTGACACCATCAATGTCCATATCATTTGATCCAATCATAAAGTCAACATGTTCATCTGAAATATTCCATCCGCGCTTCGCTAAATTCTCCGGTTTTTCTGTTTTTCCACCTGAAATATTAGAAGCATAAGCAGCACCGATGGCCAAATGATCGGAAGCATTTTCATCAAAGAGGGTATTGTAGAATAAAATACCACTTTGTGCAATTGGTGAAGGGTCGGGTACTAGAGAAACTTCACCTAGTGATTTAGACCCTTCGTCAGTATTGATGATTTTTTCTAATACATCTAATCCAGAAGTAGCTTGTGCTTTGACAATGCGACCGTCTTCAAAATCTAATTCAATATTTTCAATGACATTACCTTGATAAGACAGTGGAAGCGTTGCTGCCACATGACCATGGATATTACGGTTATCTGGTGCTGTAAAGACTTCCTCAGTCGGCATGTTTGGAATGAAGATGTTGCCGGCTTTATCTTGGGAGTAAGCAGCCTCCCAGACATGACCTTCAGCTAATCCAATTGTGAAAGCAGATTTTGCGTTTTTGTAATGTAGTTCTTTGAAATTTTGTTCGTTTAACCAATCGGCTTTGTTTTTGAGTTTGTTGATGTGTAGATCCCAGTTATCCACTGCATCACTATCATCATCAATACGCACATCTTTGAGAATTTCTTCCCACAAGCGGTTCACTGCATCTTGTCCTTTTAAATCTGGGAATACTTTTTCTGCCCATTCTTGACCAGCTGCTGCCACAACAAGCCATGAGATATCATCTTTCATCGTTGCTTCACGAACGCGGAATAATGCTTTTTGATTGGCTTTTGTCAATGTAGCTAATCTTTCTGCATCAACGTCAGCCAAACCATCAGGATCCTGTGAAATTAATGAAATGCGGGAGGCGTATTTGTCCATTAATTCATTTGCTTTAGTTACCTGATAATTTGGTACTTCCTTCAGACGGTCTAGCGACGTATGATTTAGAAATTCTTTGGCGATCGTTTGATCTGACCATTCCATAACAACCTCGTGAGCACCTGCTTTATAAGCTTCGGCAACAATTTTACGAGCAAAATAAGCTTCGTCAACTGCTGCGTAAAGGATTATTGTTTGTCCTGGTTGGACGTTAACCCCTTTTTTTACGATGAGTTCAGCGTACTTGTTGAGTTTTGTTTCTAAAGACATGTTTTCTCTCCGTATGAGTAAATTTAGTTTGTCTGTCAATTTTCCCATTAATGCACCATGTTAGCAAGTTTTTTGTTATTGATTTATCATTTTCGTAAGGCATGTTAATAGGCGTAAGTATCTATTTTCTTGTATAATAATAGTATGGAAAATGTATTTGCAAGTGCCTCACAATATAAAACTAAAAAATTACTAACATTTACTTCTTGGCTATTGATTCTGTCTGGTATTGTTTGTTCATTTACTGTCTGGGTTTTTGCGAAACCAGTGGTGACACAAACAAATGCGATTCCTAGCGGCTTTTCAGTGCAGGGTGTGTCAATTAACCAAACATCTAACTATGTTGATTTTAATAATCTAGCAAGTAATGGTGTGAGCTTTGTTTATATGCGCACGACATCTGGTAGTTCGGTCATGGATGGTGGTTATAAATCGAGTTTTTCCCGCGCTAAATCAGCCCATTTGAAAGTTGGGACCATTCATGTTTATGATGCGAGCGTCACAGCAGCGACACAAGCACAATACTATATTGACAATGTGGGAAACAATATTGGTGAGCTGCCAATTGCAATTTCAGTGACTGCTGATCAGATTAGTACGGCAACATCCAAGCAACGTTTAGCATCGCTAGTCCAAATACTAGCTTCGCACTATAATCATGACATGATTATTTATACGACACCAAATGTTCAAAAGAAGTTGTCGTCCACAATATCCAAAACAAAATATTGGTTGATTGAAGACAATACAAAAAATACAGACAGCAAGAACTTATTTATTCAATATGATGAAGATCAAACAATTGGATCAGGGTTGAAGGCAATTAAAATGCCAACGACAGTGTTTAATGGCACGCAAAAACAATTTGAGGTGTACAAATGATTAAATTGGGTATTATTGGTACAAGCTGGATCACAGCAATGCTCATTGATGCAGCAATAAAAACAAAAGCGTATGATTTAACAACAGTCTATTCACGTTCACAAGCTAGTGGTGAAAAATTTTTAGCATCATTAGACCTTGATACAGACAATGTTGATGTAGTTACTACTTTAAGTGATTTATATCAAAATATTGATGTGGTTTATATAGCATCACCGAACGCTTTGCATTTTGAACAGGCTAAGGTAGCCATTCAGTCCGGCGTTCACGTGATTGTTGAAAAACCTTCGTTTAGTAACCCAACAGAGTTTGAAAAAATAGAATCTCTGCTAGCAACACATCCAGATGTGCGTTTATTTGAGGCTGCTCGCCATGTTCATCAACCAAATTTCAAGGCCATTCAGGAAACAGTCGCTAAGATGGATCAGTTACAAGGGGCAACGCTAGTTTATCAAAAGTACTCATCCCGTTATAATGCTTACTTAGCTGGGCAGGAGCCAAATGTTCTGACGAGAGAGTTCAGTGCTGGTGCGTTATATGATTTGGGCGTCTATCCAATTTACGCAGCGTTGGCTGTTTATGGTGCGCCTAATGCCGTACAGTATTTACCTAGACTATTACGCAACGGGGCCGATGGTAGTGGTGTAGCCAATCTATTTTACGACAATTTTAATGTAACTGTTATCTTCGGTAAAACTTCAAATTCGTATTTACCAAGCGAGTTTTATGGATTAAAGGATACAATTAGTGTCAGCAATATTGCAGAGCTTGAAAAGGTTACTTATTATGATGGTGAAGGAAACAATAATCATTTAGGAGATGTACCCGAAGAAAATCCCATGATTCGTGAGAGTCAGGATTTTGCAAATATTATTAACGACCCAACTAAAAATCACGCTGAATATAGTCAGTGGTTTCAGTTGGCGAAGCAAGTGAACCAGACATTGTTTGACTTGCGTCAGTCTGCAGGCATTGAGTTTCCTGCAGATATAAAGGAATAAAATGAAACCTGAACTTTTAGAAAAATTTAACGCCTCTTTTGATACACCAACGCCTATACAAAGTGCTGTTTGGCAACGCTTGACGGATGGCGATTCAATATTTGGTTTAGCACCAACTGGAACTGGTAAGACATTAGCTTTTGTATTACCAGTTTTATCTCGTATTGACACGAACTTGAAACGTACACAAGTATTGATCCTAGCGCCCAGCCAAGAATTGGCCATGCAAACAACACAGGTCGCTAGAGAATGGGGGAATGCTGTTGGTGCAAGTGTAGCTAGTTTAATTGGTGGCGCAAATGGCCGTCGACAAGCTGATAAAATCAAGAAAGACAAGCCGCACATTGTAGTTGGCACTTTGGGTCGTGTGCTGACAATGGTAGACGGTGGCGTACTAAAATTAGATCATATTGCAACCGTTATTTTTGATGAGGCTGATGCAATGTTAACTGAGGAACGTCATGACAGTTTACATGAGCTAGCAGATAAGTTGCCTTCACATATTCAATTAGGATTGTTTTCAGCAACTTCTGGTGTGGATCTAAACTATGTCAGCGACACGTTTGAACAAAAAGTGCATCCGATTTCTGTAGGAACAGATGCGCCGGTATCTATTAAGCATGAATTCCAGTACGTGGATCAACGTGCAAAAGAAAAAGTATTAATACAATTAGCCCGAAATAATCAACAGGCTTTGGTATTCTTTAATACAATCAGTGCTTTAGTGAATATGCAAGCTACCTTGCGACACGCTCATGTGAGTGTTATGAGCATCGGTAGTAATGACAAGCGCCAAGTGCAACGTGCAGACGCTTTGCGTTTATTCAAAAAAGGTGAAGTAACTTTATTGTTAGTAACTGATGTTGCGGCGCGAGGATTAGATATTGAAGATCTGCCATTAGTAGTGAATGCACAATTGCCACAACGTAAGAAAACCTATGTCCACAGGACGGGACGAACAGGACGTATGGGAAAAATAGGTCGTGTATTGAATCTTGGTAACGATCATGACATTCGTGACCTGAAAAGAGAATTAGGGGATAGCTTTAATCTAGACAAAGCAGAAAACTTGTTTGAAAAAAGTATAAAGTCCCAAGAAAATACTGTCACAAAAGATACAAACACAAATAATGTTTCATCTGTCTCTAAAGCCAAAAAGTCCTCAAGTGCCGCTCCTTTGGTAACAAAAAAAGAAGTTATAGTTGAGCCTACCACAAAAGTTAAAAAGAAGAAACGTGCAAAAAGTTCCAAAGATAAGGGAAAACCAAAGTGGGCTAAGAACGGGAAAACGAAGTGATTGGGTTAGCTTGATACTTGGTTATTTGCGTGACAATATGATATAAAGTTAAAAGCGCACACAATATTTGATTGGGTGCGCTTTAGTGCCTGTGTGTTAAAATAATGTAATATAGAAATAATGCAAGGCAAATTTATAAAATCAAGCTATAAAACAATTAGTCTTGTTTTACAAGACAGCAGGAGGGAAGATGCCAGAACTACCAGAAGTTGAAACAGTCAGACGTGGGCTTGAAAAACTAATTATTGGCAGCAAAATTATTGATGTACAGTTACCTTACCCAAAAGTTATTACTGGTGATGGGCAGCAGTTCATCACCGGTGTCATGAACACAGAATTTAAACAAATTGATCGTCGTGGTAAATATTTATTACTACGTTTAGCGAATAATCATACGATTGTTTCGCACTTACGAATGGAAGGGCAATATTCAGTAGAGTCCCTTGAGACGGTCCCTTATAAACATACAGAGATTGTCTTTGAATTATCTGATAAGCGAGCTTTGTTTTACAATGACACGAGACGCTTTGGGCGCATGGCGTTGACCACAACTGGTTTTGAAAACACAGAAGTGCCTTCGTTGTCCAAATTAGGACCAGAACCGACAGAGGAGCAGCTGACTTTATCTTATATGATGGCCATTTTTTCAAAGTCTAGAAGGCCTGTTAAAACATTTTTATTGGATCAAACACAAATAGCTGGTATTGGTAATATTTATGCTGATGAGGTTCTGTGGCAAAGCAAAATTCATCCCAAAACGCCGGCCAATGTACTAGATGAAGTTCAACTGAGTGTTCTTAGAGCAAACATCATTTCAGAAATTAAACGAGCGATTAAGCATCACGGTACAACAGTGCATAGTTTTAGTAATGTTTTTGGTGAGGTGGGCAAGTTTCAAAATGAATTACAGGCGTATGGGCATGCTGGCGAACCATGTTTACGTTGCAATACGCCAATGGTTAAAATAAAAGTTGGTCAACGTGGCACGACATTTTGTCCATTTTGTCAAGTGGAGAAGGATTAATATGAATCAAGAACCAATAAGTATTATTGACGTCAAACGCGACGCAAAGAAATTGATGAAGGGTCGACTAGGAACAGCTATCAAAATTAATATTATCGCGATTATTGTGACAGTGACGACCTTATCAATGATGACTTTCACAGTGTATGCGATGATCAAAGACACCAATCTAATGTCTAGCGCTGATGTTTCTTCAACAACAACATCTCTGGGTCTGAATCCGAGCGAAGTAATTGTTTCAGTATTGCAAGATGCAGCTGGGCTAACATTTATGTGGTCTGTTTCTTGGACAATTATTGATTGGTTTAATAATCCTAAAAAGAATCCAAGATTCATTCAAACTTTTCAAATATTTAATAATGGTAAATTTCCGCAAAGTCTGCTATTAACCGTCGTGCAGTCCATGTTGACTTTCCTTTGGACGATGCTGTTTACAATTCCCGGATTGATTAAGCATTATTCCTACGCTCAAACGTATTTTAGTTATAAACTAGATTTGGATGCTGGAAAACAAGCCAATGCATTGACAGATTATATTACACGTAGCCGAAAAATAATGAATGGCCGTAAGTGGGAATTATTTTTATTAGACTTGAGTTTTATTGGTTGGCATTTATTAGGAATATTGACAGCTGGCTTGGCTTACATTTATGTTATTCCTTATCTGAATGCTACTAAGGTAGCTTATTCACGTCGGTTATTTAAGCTAAATAATGAAGTAAGCGAGGAACAGTAAATGTTGACAATTGGTTTAACAGGTGGAATTGCTACAGGGAAATCAACAGTTAGCGCTTTGTTGCGTCAAGCAGGTTTTCCAATTGTTGACGCAGATATAGTGGCTCGTGAAGTTGTTGAGCCAGGAACACCAACGCTTGAGAAAATTAAATTAGCGTTTGGTCCAGGGATAATTGACAATGGCGTATTAGATCGACGTAAGCTTGGTCAAATTGTCTTTGAAGATGGTGCCCAATTAAAAAAATTAAATGATATTATGCAACCAGCCATTAGCAGTGCTATGGCAGATAAAATTAATTTTTGGCGTTTACAAAATGTGCCAATATTAGTCCTGGATGTGCCATTGTTATTTGAACGAGACTATGATAAAAATAAGTCAGTAGATAAAATAATTGTTGTTACTGCTAGCAAAGAAATCCAATTATTTCGTTTGGAAAATCGTGATCAACTTAGTAATATGGAGGCACGTAATCGTGTAAAGGCACAGTTACC contains:
- a CDS encoding Gfo/Idh/MocA family protein: MIKLGIIGTSWITAMLIDAAIKTKAYDLTTVYSRSQASGEKFLASLDLDTDNVDVVTTLSDLYQNIDVVYIASPNALHFEQAKVAIQSGVHVIVEKPSFSNPTEFEKIESLLATHPDVRLFEAARHVHQPNFKAIQETVAKMDQLQGATLVYQKYSSRYNAYLAGQEPNVLTREFSAGALYDLGVYPIYAALAVYGAPNAVQYLPRLLRNGADGSGVANLFYDNFNVTVIFGKTSNSYLPSEFYGLKDTISVSNIAELEKVTYYDGEGNNNHLGDVPEENPMIRESQDFANIINDPTKNHAEYSQWFQLAKQVNQTLFDLRQSAGIEFPADIKE
- the alsS gene encoding acetolactate synthase AlsS gives rise to the protein MANKKYGADIVTDSLVNHGVDLVFGIPGAKIDRLFETLEHPAEGQRVPKLVVARHEQNAAFMAQAFARITGKTGVVIATSGPGVGNLATGLMTATAESDPIVAIGGQVPRNDLYRLTHQSTNSVALFSPITNLASEIQDPNNISEIIANAFAAANGAKKGATFVSLPQDVDDAQVTIEALPKITPAQQGAAAIKDIDWLAEQIKAAKLPVLLVGSRGSDDATVTALHQLLKQTTLPVVETFQGAGVISRELEPETFFGRIGLFRNQTGDKLLKQSDLVITLGYDAIEYEPRNWNKENTLNIVALDTTPVQIDNNFVPQRQLVGDLAQSLRLLIERLNGYELPTTSKEVLKKLKADLRASDEPSYTPAQGNLNHPLDVIKSIQAHVTDDMTVSTDIGSHYIWMARHFKSYVARHYLISNGMQTLGVGLPWALAAAMVRPNAKSVSVSGDGGFFFSAMELETAVRLGLNTVHIVWNDNAYYDMVKFQEEMKYNGQSAGVKFGNIDLVKYAESFGAKGLRVETPDDLDTVLDEAFSTQGPVVVDIPVDYSHNYELGSQLIGSEG
- the obgE gene encoding GTPase ObgE, whose protein sequence is MAFVDQAQIEVKAGKGGDGIVSFRHEKFVAMGGPFGGDGGHGGSIIFKVDEGLRTLMDFRYNRHFKAQPGGNGGTKGMTGASADNRVVKVPQGTTVSDADTGEVLADMLENGQELVVAKGGRGGRGNIHFATPANPAPELSENGEPGQIRNLKLELKVLADVGLVGFPSAGKSTLLSVVSNAKPKVAAYHFTTLSPNIGMVRLDDDRDFVMADLPGLIEGASQGIGLGFQFLRHVERTKVILHLVDMSGIEGTDPYTQYRKILDELQQYDETILNRPQIVVPTKMDMPDSEENLAKFRKEVATDSGLPIQPEIVPISSITRDGVKDLMRLTADMLATAPAPESYRPETKNDTSEKSYTFKPETHDFTVEWIADEERWLLSGAEIEKLFLMTNIQRDATIMRFARQLRHMGVDDKLREAGAKDGDDVRINNSDFVFEFSE
- the coaE gene encoding dephospho-CoA kinase (Dephospho-CoA kinase (CoaE) performs the final step in coenzyme A biosynthesis.) → MLTIGLTGGIATGKSTVSALLRQAGFPIVDADIVAREVVEPGTPTLEKIKLAFGPGIIDNGVLDRRKLGQIVFEDGAQLKKLNDIMQPAISSAMADKINFWRLQNVPILVLDVPLLFERDYDKNKSVDKIIVVTASKEIQLFRLENRDQLSNMEARNRVKAQLPMSQKIARADYVIDNNGRIEELQEQVTVLIKKIKEIASTHDAK
- a CDS encoding DEAD/DEAH box helicase, whose protein sequence is MKPELLEKFNASFDTPTPIQSAVWQRLTDGDSIFGLAPTGTGKTLAFVLPVLSRIDTNLKRTQVLILAPSQELAMQTTQVAREWGNAVGASVASLIGGANGRRQADKIKKDKPHIVVGTLGRVLTMVDGGVLKLDHIATVIFDEADAMLTEERHDSLHELADKLPSHIQLGLFSATSGVDLNYVSDTFEQKVHPISVGTDAPVSIKHEFQYVDQRAKEKVLIQLARNNQQALVFFNTISALVNMQATLRHAHVSVMSIGSNDKRQVQRADALRLFKKGEVTLLLVTDVAARGLDIEDLPLVVNAQLPQRKKTYVHRTGRTGRMGKIGRVLNLGNDHDIRDLKRELGDSFNLDKAENLFEKSIKSQENTVTKDTNTNNVSSVSKAKKSSSAAPLVTKKEVIVEPTTKVKKKKRAKSSKDKGKPKWAKNGKTK
- the mutM gene encoding bifunctional DNA-formamidopyrimidine glycosylase/DNA-(apurinic or apyrimidinic site) lyase, giving the protein MPELPEVETVRRGLEKLIIGSKIIDVQLPYPKVITGDGQQFITGVMNTEFKQIDRRGKYLLLRLANNHTIVSHLRMEGQYSVESLETVPYKHTEIVFELSDKRALFYNDTRRFGRMALTTTGFENTEVPSLSKLGPEPTEEQLTLSYMMAIFSKSRRPVKTFLLDQTQIAGIGNIYADEVLWQSKIHPKTPANVLDEVQLSVLRANIISEIKRAIKHHGTTVHSFSNVFGEVGKFQNELQAYGHAGEPCLRCNTPMVKIKVGQRGTTFCPFCQVEKD
- a CDS encoding GH25 family lysozyme; the encoded protein is MENVFASASQYKTKKLLTFTSWLLILSGIVCSFTVWVFAKPVVTQTNAIPSGFSVQGVSINQTSNYVDFNNLASNGVSFVYMRTTSGSSVMDGGYKSSFSRAKSAHLKVGTIHVYDASVTAATQAQYYIDNVGNNIGELPIAISVTADQISTATSKQRLASLVQILASHYNHDMIIYTTPNVQKKLSSTISKTKYWLIEDNTKNTDSKNLFIQYDEDQTIGSGLKAIKMPTTVFNGTQKQFEVYK
- a CDS encoding aminopeptidase is translated as MSLETKLNKYAELIVKKGVNVQPGQTIILYAAVDEAYFARKIVAEAYKAGAHEVVMEWSDQTIAKEFLNHTSLDRLKEVPNYQVTKANELMDKYASRISLISQDPDGLADVDAERLATLTKANQKALFRVREATMKDDISWLVVAAAGQEWAEKVFPDLKGQDAVNRLWEEILKDVRIDDDSDAVDNWDLHINKLKNKADWLNEQNFKELHYKNAKSAFTIGLAEGHVWEAAYSQDKAGNIFIPNMPTEEVFTAPDNRNIHGHVAATLPLSYQGNVIENIELDFEDGRIVKAQATSGLDVLEKIINTDEGSKSLGEVSLVPDPSPIAQSGILFYNTLFDENASDHLAIGAAYASNISGGKTEKPENLAKRGWNISDEHVDFMIGSNDMDIDGVTQDGEVVPVFRSGDWA
- a CDS encoding DUF975 family protein: MNQEPISIIDVKRDAKKLMKGRLGTAIKINIIAIIVTVTTLSMMTFTVYAMIKDTNLMSSADVSSTTTSLGLNPSEVIVSVLQDAAGLTFMWSVSWTIIDWFNNPKKNPRFIQTFQIFNNGKFPQSLLLTVVQSMLTFLWTMLFTIPGLIKHYSYAQTYFSYKLDLDAGKQANALTDYITRSRKIMNGRKWELFLLDLSFIGWHLLGILTAGLAYIYVIPYLNATKVAYSRRLFKLNNEVSEEQ